The DNA region gtgtataaaagATATTTTGTTGAATGACTTTTTGAAATGCCGCCTGCTTAAAGTTTGCCCACTTTTTGgcgtagaaaaaaaaaccatagaaAACAAATCACCGTGATGCCCCCTCAAAAAGCGATAAATCTCAATCCCCGACATTTCAAATATGCCCGTACATTCAATTAGAGAAATCCGGCAACCAAATTAACAATTCCAGATAGttcattaattaatttatttatgaacaatctcacaaacacacacacacacacacacacacacacacattaaaaTCATGTCACATACTAGCATAAGTTATTTAATtgtaatattaaaatatttgaaattattatttttttgttttctgcaaaaattaaataaacattaCAGTTAATAATTATGAactcattttaaaaaatacttCATTTTCTgtaaaatatgtaataatttaaGTAAATTAGAACAGTTTTTAGTTAGTTTTCAAGTTACTTTGGAATTGTTCTTAATTTCCAAGATTTTAAATTTCTCTCAATCTTTTCCAACTAAGTTAAAGAAGAATGCGAGACCAACATTCCTCTACAAGTTCAACCTGAATTACGTTTTAACTTTAACTGAGTAAACTATGcaaagcaattttttttttaaactaagTAAGtcaattgtttatttaaagaatAGTTAATCTATTCTACTAATAAATAACTATAGAAATGATAATTATTATTGTCAAACTAACTTGTTCTTTTGAAAACCTTTCATTTAGTTAGCGTGTGCATGGTTATCTAAACAAAACACATGCGTAAAGGGTATGCAAAATGCGTCATTAACGGTATGTGGGATTcgagtctttttttttctgtattttgtaTATGTTCAATTTGCCTCTTGGCGTTTAATTTGTCGATTTTCATTTGTTGCACGAGGTCAGCGGGTTAACCATGCGAATGTGTGatagtgtgtgtatgtataagtGTGaacttttatttgtatttaaatttatttattatgcaTTCGTTTTCCTTTTGTGGTCCACAGCCATTTTGCAAATCAAGCTTTACTGCCatggcagagagagagagagagagagaaagaaggaAAGATAGTGGAAAAGGGGAGAGAGAAAGCTAAAAGGGAGACCATTATCGCCTTGTTGTTCTTGTCATTTTGCTTGTTTATTTGGTGAGTGTTTAATTGGTTTAaattacacacacacccacattcacacacacaaactctcACACACTTTGTCTGCTTCATTATGCACTccaaaaaccgaaaaataaaagcaaaatgcaACCCAAAGAATTTCAATGGCCGAAATCAActatttgctgttgttgttgttgttgttgttgtttgtcttTCACTGATTACAcgtttaataataaaaataaataaaattcaatacACAATAACCACACCCACATTGGCCCAGCCCACTCCAATTACCACACTTCTCCTCGTCGATCGCCATTCACACTTACACACTCGCACTTgaatggcttttatattatgtatattttatggaattttattgttaaatCATTTTTCATTGTCGCTTTTTGTTacttaattattatttgtttgacCTGCCACCGACATCGTCCACTGCCCAcgattacacacacacacacacagatacacacacattgaCCACTTGATTAACATAGTATTAATTACAATTGCAAATACATTccaactttatttttttctttcttgttatTGTTTCGGTGTCATTTTAAATTACATACGCCAAAgaataaaaaacgaaaaggcgaaataaaataccaaaaaagaaatatactgcatacttttaggcaaGCAATTAAAATAACCTCACcaacaatatttcatttcacCAAGTGCGACTATGCCCTGACAAATGATATGAATATACAAAAGATATCAATGTCGATTCTTTTGAGTGCccttctatatatatatatatattttaaatcaaCCAGATATCCCAATCTATGTGCAATATAATACATATTTACCTATATAAAAGTGTTGTTACTCTCGCTATTCTATGGTCAATTCCactaaatttttatattgttactGCCGACTCTTTTCAAATACAACTAAGCCGATTTTTCTGTCTTGATTTATTTGTGGCTTATCAACTAAGAAAACGTCTCAATTTAATTGCCGACAAATTGTGtagttatatttaattttattaacttGCTTGTATAAAAATACTCACtttgaaaaattgtttgtatGCACTTCGACTGGAGTattcataaaaaataaatcaaagtgAAGGTTAGTCATAATAAATTTAGCTTTTAGTTTATCAACTTGAAAAAAACAACGTAAATAACAACTCCCTTTTTCCATATATTACATATTTcatgtatttttttaattttatgagTCAATATAGGTTTTCATTACTTCAATAATTAAATTAGAAACGGTTTACTCAACCAAATGATTCAGTACTTACTTCCTAGTCACATGAATAACAAGCCTTACTCATTTAATAAATCACTCTAAATATCCAACTTCTTCTTGGCCCtgacaatttaattttttattacttcGAAATTGTAATTTCACCTATACATATATCGACTTAAAATGACCGCAAACAATAAACCGATTTAAAATTCCATTAACTGTCTCCTATTCCTGACTCTCCCCACAAGCCTCCTGTGGCCATATGCCGCTCTGTCTGTCCAAGTTGCCTCACCCAGTTTCAAATCCCTCAATCACAATCCGCAGATAAGTCACGTCGCCTTAGCAAacttttggtttgttttttttccttcgttttttttacatatcaaaaaatgaatttatatttgtatacctatgtacatatacatatgtatgtatatgaatgtATGATTAATCTGTGTGTATATTATGTAAAATCATACATATAGACAAGGCGCAGCAAgcaaattaaaactaaatatgTGACAAAGATCTCAGTGTTTGACCTTTTCATACCCTTCACCAAGTTgggtatatatatacatacatatattgtgtTCAGTAGAGATTTAAGATtttaacagcaacaactaacCGAGTTGGTTTGTCTTTGTCAACTTTACATTTAGCTGACTATGATATATAGAAAGGGTATTATAAAGTCGATACGAATAATGCTAGTTTGTCATGTTGATGATTtcttgtttaaatatttttctgtGTCGTTGGCTCATGTCTGACATAAATTGATAAAGTCGCTCGACATTATTTTGTTAGCAGACCcccaacttttttttttgtcttttgttttttgtgtgtgtttcgattttgaatttgattttaaattttagatTTTGAGAATGAAAATGTAAGCAAACAATATGAATAATGTAGAGAATCAAAATGGTTTACAATCACAGAGAACTAAAGTTAtaaagaaagagacagagagcgaAATGGAGAGGGAAAGAGCGATAGTTGATTTTGTCGAATAATAACCGAAATGCGAATTTGTTTCtatgaatattaaatataGGTCGTTAAAAATCCAGGTAGTTAGAGAGATATAAtgagtatatatgtatgtatgttgttgCCGTTatgatatgtatatatagattttatGATCTGGAGGTTGGATTGTATAATTACTTTGTCCGATTCCACGAAAAGGATGACATCATAATATAAATCAACAAAACTTGAGAGAGGAAAAAACATATTACAACAATGATAAATATCAAAGCACACTAAAATAGAGACAGAGGGAGATGGGAAGGAATAGAGATAGCAATAGACACACAGAGACCGGGGGAGGGATAGAAAGTAAAACAACCTTACGAAAATCAAACATGATTTTCGCCTTTCTTTATTGAGAGCACAACGTTTTGATTCAGGTACGAGGGATGTTAAAAAGTTTATCCTACAAATCATTTTATAAACTTAGGAGTTTTTTAAGGTTTATTCGCATTTTTTTCCCATGAGTTGAATTCTTTATCTCTTTATTTTCCCAATCATTATCATGATAAATGAGAATGATTTATTGTCAATACTTTTTAAAAGCTTCATAACAACATTCTAATCACTTTCCTTATCTCATTAATCTATaacatattatttaaattgattatttttatcCACATCGAATCGTCTTTTGttgcatttaatattttagaatTTCGAGATTTACAAACTGAATTCCTTCAATCACACCtcgttttcaaatttttatatttgtttttatactctGTAACAAAGAGGTATATAGGGCATATTcatttgtaaataatttgttaGTAATTATTTTAAACCATTAAgaatacatacctacatatatctATTATAACAATGCAAAGTAGATCTAAGATATCAACCAttagttaaacaattttatttgttaattaattaagtCTGATGGTTTGAAACATCGATAAAATGAACTATTTCAAAGTTTCGAAACTCCGGGGCATAATTGAAACATTGTATTAAATGTGAAaacttttgtttcttattgAAAATTAGGCAAAATAATGTGTATATGCATTTATAGGGTATTCAGAATATCGATGTACCCAAAATCTATTAACTTTGTCTCGACCGTCTCGATTTCTGTTGTCGTTTTCGTTTTCAAGCCGCGTTTCATTCTCATTGCGTTCACagctgttgtagttgttggcgttttgtttttgtttttgtctttacCTTAATTTAGTTTCTTCTCtcatctgttttttttttttttttctattttttgattttgtattCTCAACAAGTTCACTTAAACTTTGCCGCGACTCGAGGCAGGCGCAGTTTCAGTTTTACTCTTAATACGAGCACATCAAGTTAGTGATCCGattttaatacatatataaacatatagaTGTATATGCAAATAATTAGTGTCTCATGATTGACTTTTTAGTCATTTGATAAAGTTGTTTTTCATATGCAtattcgtttgtttttgttttttttttttagttgtgtttttgtgatttctgTATTATAATTTGCTAATAACTTTTTCTACGAATTTTTGTGTAACTTGTTGTAGTCGATCTGGTTATTTCCATTCCAAGAAATGAGTTTTAAAAACATATTCATTCAGATCGAGTCTAGAATCCATTAGGTCTTTCTATTCCTTGTTTCTTCTCTCTAATTTGTTCATTACTCTTCAGTTCAATTACtgtaattgttttgtttatcatTTACTTATGATGTACTTCTTCTTTTGGTTGCAGTAACTGACTATGAAGCTCTTTGCCTTTGTCTCTGTGGCTGTTGTCCTATTGGCAATCGGGCAAACTGATGCCTTAGGAGGAAGCCCACATGTTCTCTGCTATTACGATGGAGGCAGCTATATACGCGAGGGTAAGTAACTTTACTAGTGTGAATTTTctagaaatatatacatatgtggaATATCTCTTTTGTCGGGGTAGTACAATGACAATCTTTGGGTTGATATTTTTAGCAAAGAAAAGTTGAAGAGGTTATCAGCACTAGAAAATTATTGACGTGTCTTTTCAAAGTGTTTAGTCAATAGACTCATTTTGaagagatatacatacatatatacatacatatgtatgtaagtacaCTGTGGATTgtattcaattcaatttgtttgttcTATATAATGGGACAAAAGCACAATTCAATTAGAtgattttcacttttcatATGGCAATGCTAAGAGCATTTTACAGGTCACAAGATCATCAATAATGAAACGAAACTTTCTAAATTCAATTTTCCACAAATTGCAATTGTTGGTTGGGAGGCATATaaacgatatatatatatgtatgtgtgtatgcacaacaataataaattgtGGTTAATTGAAACTTGAATGAGTCAGTGGCATATCGCCACCTTGAGACAGTCTAAACTTGGCTTTTGCACTACGTTAATTGATTATGCGAACAGAGTTGTTCACTTGTTATTTTTCGGGTTTGGggattttttcattttattaatttgCTCTCATCAGAAATTGTTCAAACAAtctttttcaacatttgttttGGGTTCGGcacaaattataaataaataaatgtacagataagaccaaacACTTCAaagttgatgaaaaattttttggaagaaaaatgtaaagaaTACAATTAAACTGAACTCGATGTAACGCTCAAATAATGTCtctaataatattttaaagtttGAACTTTAAACCATtctaaccaaaataaaaagggtTCATAAGAATCAAATTAAGTTGAAGTctacataaaataaaagttttagtTACTACATATACTAATTAGGTAGTTAGTCCAGTCTATAAAAAGATATCTTACCAACAATATTCAACCAGAATTTTATATATCAGTCGAGTTTTGGATGCTTTTGAGactatgtttttgtttctttcttagGTCTATCCAAACTAACTTTGAACGACCTGGAACCTGCTCTTCAGTTCTGCACTCATTTGATTTATGGATATGCTGGCATCAATCCAACTTCTCACAAATTGGTTAGCAACAATGAGAAATTGGAATTGGATCTGGGCAGTAGTCTGCTGCGTCAGGTGACCAGCCTTAAGAAGAAGAAGCCCGACTTGAAGGTTCTTCTGAGCGTGGGTGGTGACAAAGATGTGGTCGATCCGGAAAATAACAAGTACTTGACATTGCTGGAGAGCAGCAACGCTCGCATTCCTTTCATCAACAGCGCTCATTCCTTGGTTAAGACCTATGGCTTTGATGGTCTCGATTTGGGCTGGCAGTTCCCCAAGAACAAGCCAAAGAAGGTCCATGGCGGCATTGGCAAGTTCTGGAAGGGTTTCAAGAAAATCTTCACTGGCGATCACATTGTCGATGAGAAGTCTGAAGAGCATAAGGAGGAATTCGTGGCTCTGGTGCGTGAGTTGAAGAACGCTTTCCGTCCAGATGGCTATCTGCTGGGACTTAGTGTCCTGCCCAATGTGAATTCATCGCGTAAGTTTGAATATAtgtaataaaaagaaaaaacaatttgataTTCATTTGTCATTTACATAAATATCAACTTAGTGTTCTTCGATGTGCCCGCCCTGATCAACAACTTGGACTACGTGAATCTACATGCCTATGACTTCCAGACCCCTGAACGTAACAATGAGGTCGCCGACTTCCCCGCCCCAATCAACGAGCTGAATGAACGCAATCCCGAATCGAATGTGAACTTCCAGGTCAACTATTGGATAAACAATCATGCTCCCACCAGCAAGATCAATGTGGGCATTCCCACCTACGGTCGTGCCTGGAAGATTACCAAAGATTCCGGTCTAACTGGTCTGCCACCTGTCGCGGAGGCTGATGGCGTTGCACCAGCTGGTCTGCAAACACAGATCCCCGGCTTCCTCAGTTGGCCCGAGGTGTGCGCCAAGCTGCCCAATCCAGCCAACCAGCATCTGAAGGGAGCTGATGGACCACTACGCAAGGTTGGTGATCCGACCAAGCGCTTCGGCAGCTATGCCTATCGTTCGGCCGATGACAGTGGCGAGAATGGTGTCTGGGTTGGCTACGAGGATCCCGATACCGCTGCCCTCAAGGCTGCCTTTGTAAAGACCCGAGGACTGGGCGGCGTGGCCATTGTCGATTTGAGTTTCGATGATTTCCGTGGAGCCTGCACAGGCGGTGAGAAGTATCCCATTTTGCGTGCCATCAAATACAAGTTGTAGACGCGTCCAGCCAAACGGAATTGGCATGACAACAAAATAACATTCTTTATCGCAAGCATTTTGCCTTATTTTTGCtcttttgaaaactattttttttccGCATTAGaattataacaataataaaaacctaTGTATCATTGACACCAACACGACATAATAGTCTCTAAAACTCCTAAAACTCTTTTTTCGAAATTGACAAACAGTTATTATCTTAACAATCATCATGGTAACAGTTAAGAGAGAGGCTGATCCCATCGATATTTCGTTGAGGCAAATTTTTGCACGAATCCTGCACAAATTTTGTTAGTGATTCGCATATCAAAATTCAATCATGCCAACTTAATGCATTCATCCATGAATGTGATTTCACATTAACAGTAATTGAGTGCAACAACTTCCAATTGCTTTGCCCCAAAGTAAATAAACTGTTTGTTAGACTGGTTCTTCAGCAAGAAGCCATTCATGTATGAATTCTGTACCCATCCGGTCGATTCCCTTCACCTCCCCACACATTACCCCCACCGATGTACCGAGTGTGTATATTTCTGTTAACTGAATACTGAGTTTCGGTTCTGGCTGTGACTTCATTTCTGCATTTTCTTCCGGCATTTCGTGTCAGCCTGCGGTCGCCGGCTGATTGTTTTATGTGCGGTGTTAGTGCCTGCTCCTGGCGGAAACAGGCCTTGGCCATTGGACCACCCTGCTAACTGTTACCATCCCCCCTAACATGCACCTAGTTCTCCCCACAGATGGGAGAATAGCAACAGTTTCCTACATTGCAGCCAATGCCTCATTCATCTTTTTTGAGAGAAGAGGGCAAACAAATGGGGGAGGGGGGCAGTGGGAGGGTGATGGTCTCGATGACTCCCTCTTTGGTCAGACTGTGACCACTTGAACCATTGCCGCTGACACCCACCAAATGGCAAATAGGCAAAGGGGAAATGAGTGCAGGGGATAAAGAAATGCGACAGCAGGATATGGAGGAGAGGGTGGGTGGTCTTCTCTTGGATCACTTTATCATTTgcaaaattgcaaaatgcaaccGCAAAAACCATAACCCGGGCGCATACAAAGTAAATTTTAGTGCCACAACTACACATTGGAGtgcgagtgagagagaaacagTGGAGGTTGCACTGCAGCATCATCCATACGCACTGTACGGCAGGAAGAATCCAACTCCAACTGGAATATGAGCTAGGGATGCTGTTGATTCAGTTCTTGGGGTTTTGTCTAAAACGTTATTACATTTTGGATTGTATCCTGATTTTTCCACTGAGCGATGTAGAGAAGGCACCTAGAAAAGTTTAGTTTGTTAACTCCTTTGCTATATACTAAGTAGAAGCATATTTGCAGTTTTACTCTTAAATAGCTCTATTTAGGGAGAGGTATAATAAAGCATTAATTGAATATTCTATCACACATTTGAAGAAGAAGAATCCATTTGTTGATAGAGCTTCTCTTGCAATATTTTTTGCCAGTGTAGATGACAGTTACACCCATTTAGAGGGGAGGTGCGTTTATATCACTGGCAGCATAAATCTCATGTCTGCTCTGAGCAAGTGACTCCTAGCCACTGTGCTGCTTCAGCTCCTTTTTCCAGTTGCCTGCAGTTGCAAAGTTCTCGTtctgcctgctgctgctgctgctgctgttgctcatGTTGCTCCTGCATGTTGACCAAAATGACGTTGGCAGACAACGACTTTGCCTCCTTTTATACACATACTCgtacacgcacacgcacacgcacacatacacaaacacatacatgcaATTAGTCAACcacaaaataacaaattgCCGTGTAAAGTGCCACGCCCACTAGCCCATTCAGCGTGCTTTGTTGATCGGTAAAAGGAACCTATATCCTTCTACCACAtgctctctcactctttctctttctctctgtatgtatatatatgtgtgtgtgtgtgtgtgcgtgcgtagATGGCTTAAGTTGCCTCCTGTATGAGATGTTAACAATTATCAAAGCAATTTGCTGAAAGCCTACTGCTCTgagtgtctctctctctctctctctctctgcccaCTCTGTCCTCCCCTCATCCGTTTACCATTACCATCTTTATCCGCAGCTCCCTCTCTCTTTGCATGAATGGAGCCATTTTGGCAAGTCGGGGCACGCACATTGCAAATGATGTGCAATGAGTTCATAACAATTATGCCCGGTTAGGCACAAAAGATACATTTACCAATTGCTTGCAATGACCCAAACTGCGTATCCATATCGATACGGTATGGCTGTTTCCTGCTGAATCATCCTGATGATGCCCCACTCCACCCCTTAGACCCttcgaaaaaagaaaaacaacagcCAAAAAACATTTCGATAGGCAATGAGACAATGTGGCAAATGGGTAAAAGCAAAGGAAAGAATTTTATGGCCAGAACACGTGCAAATGCAGCCTTGACACCAATTTCTCCTCAATGGTCAATACAGTTTGTTCAATGCGAACCAAACCTGAGCACCAAATGGAAATGGGAAATGGGCAATGGGAATGGGTATGGGATTGGGAATGTATTTGATGATTGTGAACATATGCAAATCGTTTGACAACTCACTAAGCAATCAATGGTAAATGTACTTTCCCAGCGGCTTGACAATCCCTTTGCAACACTTTCAATAAAAGTGTTGACAATGTTGAATTATATTTCTCATAGATAATACTCATTACTTTTTTCAAGCCAGAATtagttaacaatttttaactaaAACTGTTTTATTAtcttaattaaataaagttaCAGTTTCCATTGATtgactttaatattttgaaacaaatatttactataaaaaccaacaataaaaaaacataTCGATATAGAAATATAAGTATTGAACAATACTATCAAAACTATGTGATGTTTCATATAACTAATCTGGTATGTCAAACTCACAATCATTTGCAGATCATTGCCCGAAGAGGAGCGAATTACTTGTAACTAGAGATGTCAAAATCTCGATAATAGTCGATATTATTGATCGATTTATGTAATCTTGAGCCACTTAGGCAAACTATTTTGTCAGTTGTTACCGTTTTGCAAAAAACatgtaaaacaaattaaagttaTTCATTGCTGCACttttatatatacctatatataatttttttatcaGTAACAAAATTATAGTTGATGCGTCCGCCTGGAGCATTTGGGTTTCTGTGGTTCTTTATCCTCTGTTTCTTTTGCCGGAGAGCAATATGatacgtacatatacatatatatgcatatgtataagtgtgtgagtgtgtgtctgCCCTGGTCAGAAGGGGGTTGGGAAGAGAAGTTCACAGTTCCAAAGTCAGAGTGTTACATGTGTTTTATTTGCGAGGTGTTACACAATTACattcacacagacacatacgcataaaaatacatttaaaaaaatgtacgtacatatgcACTCTGCGTGAAAAAGTTACATTTAACACCCTGTAATGGCAGATCAAATAGCGGAAATAACAAATTGctcaattgtttttaatttcgcAACAAAAATGCGCAATTTCAATTGACTAAAACAAATGAGTGAGAAAGGTATAAACTTAGCCTTCTTCTACAGATGCTAtcaatttctatatatacctacatacatatgtatatagtggATATCATAGCAGAAGATTTAATCTAGCAATACAATCCAAAAGAAATCTCTTGTTCCTTGCATAACTTCTCCAGGGTATTTAGCATTCGATCATCTAATTGTATACTGAGCATTATGtttgttgcttgttttttgtgagtgtgtgtgtgtgtgtgtatttttagCTCTTGGCTCTTGGTTCAAAAATGGGCGACACTTGCACGTATGTAGTACATGGTGTGAGCACGTTTTTGGTGCTGCTCCTGACCAAGTTTACGACTCCTTGGGGTCCACTTGATCAGAAGGAGTTGCCTGGGAGTTGCATACACATTTATCCATTTTGgcttggggtttttttttttattattttgtttgttttttttttctttggtttttcgCTTAGCCAGCCAATTTCGTACATATTGAAAAATTCAACCTTTCGCATGGGGGGGTTTAATTAATTaagaaatcaaacaaaaaacttaatcTGAAATTACCCTAAACTAAGGTGCGCTTATCTAAGCCCTACAAAtcacaaaacacaaatttcATAATGGAAgcgaacaaaacaaaatatatttatacatacacatacataaaatattcCTTATGTTAATTAGTAGAATTGACGTTGAGGCTGAAACTCGCTTCAATCTGTCCGCTCGGCTTTATCAAAATTCATTAATCAGTTTTGAccgaaacgaaatgaaattcAAGTTCAAGAAGGCCAAAACAAAAGGTGGACAAACGACACACCCACAAGACGTGAACcgaaaaaaccccaaaaaaaaagcgtAAAAAGGGAcagaaagagagcgagagagcgaGAGATCCATAGGGGAGTGGTTAGATGAGTTTTCCAAGCGTCAGAGAGTTTCCGCTGAATAATTAATGAATTTGTTAATTCTTCACAAATGAATCATAAATTCCCCCCAACTCAAAATGCAGTTGTTCATAtgaattttacaaaacaaatactttGAAAATACTTGCAAAGATTTTCGATTACCTCAAGTGTTTGTAAGTACTTGATAGTGTTTCGAATTGCTTGCAAATATGCCAAGTACATGTATTTccatttgaattaaaattgttattgAATTATTGAAACTCTGTTTGACATATGTTTGACATATGTCTATGTCTTCATGgaattgaaaataaagttTCCGATTCACTCCAATTCCTTTGTTTGATAATGAGTGAGTAAGTAAGTACATATGTTTGTGGATACTTATTATATtgtattgaaatatttttttatatttcttagGGAAATTTCAACTCTAAGCAAATGGGACTTTAACTGAATTGAATGAAGGCGAAAGCATCAAAATGCCTTTGACTAAAGTTCAAGAACTAAGTTCAAGTGGTAAGTAGGCGTTGGACATCGAACTGTGCGGGGCAGGGGTCTTGGGGTGATTGTGGGAATGATGGTTTTTGGGGGTCGAGGGCGTGGCATAGCAATAGGCTTAGACGCTTGACGTTTGATCAAAGCATTTGGAATTATGAAGGCAACACAAAAccgcaacagcaacaacaacaacaacaacaaaagcagcattgaaattatttatCGCCCCTTTTTTTCTCCTTTGCTTGGTGCTTGGCAATTGTCTGCTCGTGTAGTTTATGTTTTTGGTCCTGGTGACGCCCACCcgcctacacacacacacacatacaaccaCACGCCCATGTCTGCAGTGAAAAGGCGCTTAAAGAATGAATGAGCAGTGGAATGGGAGGGAGGGACAAGAGAAAGGGCTTGCAGTTGCCACCCATCTCATCAGGCAACGCGAAATGTTTGTCAGCCTCTCAGAATTTCTAACGTCTTTTGTGTCTGCATACCGAAGCCGAagcaaataaatcaaaactgAATGGCTGGCCACCCAGTTGGGTGGGGTTAGTTAGAGTGAATACGATGTAGGCAGTGGGTGTTTATGGTGTGTGGTGGGTGGTGGGTGGGTAGGTGTGGCCACAGATGAATGGTGCCTGCATTTGGAATGAGTTGCTTGCTTTAAtgtttgaaaacaaaaaaaaaaaaaacggtccgatgaatatgaaaattgaataaaattatcAAAGTCATTATTCGTGTATGGGAAATTGAAGAAATGAATAAGTATAATATTATGTACAAGTATGTgtgaatataaataataaacgCTTTTTCGTTCGATAGATTCGCTTATCGATATTGAATCTTCACGTTATTGTTTTCGAGTTTCACTCATAGTGAATAAAGTCTGAATGCATTAGGCAAATTCCATAGAAAATGTAACACCATTGCTCGACCAGAGTTCGGGATTAGTTCAGTAGCATAATTCAAGATCAATTAACccactacatacatatatacacttGAAGACATTTAAGACCAATTGCCCTGGTCACACTCACTCCACCTGCTCTCggtgctctgctctgctctgctgtGGA from Drosophila willistoni isolate 14030-0811.24 chromosome XL unlocalized genomic scaffold, UCI_dwil_1.1 Seg141, whole genome shotgun sequence includes:
- the LOC6649205 gene encoding chitinase-like protein Idgf4 — protein: MKLFAFVSVAVVLLAIGQTDALGGSPHVLCYYDGGSYIREGLSKLTLNDLEPALQFCTHLIYGYAGINPTSHKLVSNNEKLELDLGSSLLRQVTSLKKKKPDLKVLLSVGGDKDVVDPENNKYLTLLESSNARIPFINSAHSLVKTYGFDGLDLGWQFPKNKPKKVHGGIGKFWKGFKKIFTGDHIVDEKSEEHKEEFVALVRELKNAFRPDGYLLGLSVLPNVNSSLFFDVPALINNLDYVNLHAYDFQTPERNNEVADFPAPINELNERNPESNVNFQVNYWINNHAPTSKINVGIPTYGRAWKITKDSGLTGLPPVAEADGVAPAGLQTQIPGFLSWPEVCAKLPNPANQHLKGADGPLRKVGDPTKRFGSYAYRSADDSGENGVWVGYEDPDTAALKAAFVKTRGLGGVAIVDLSFDDFRGACTGGEKYPILRAIKYKL